A genomic window from Stigmatopora argus isolate UIUO_Sarg chromosome 13, RoL_Sarg_1.0, whole genome shotgun sequence includes:
- the crygs2 gene encoding crystallin, gamma S2: protein MGRIVFYEDKNFQGRRYECDSDCSDFHTYLSRCNSIRVENGAWVVYERPNYLGYQYILTRGEYPEYQRWMGLNDRVSSCKMIHFASGGLYKMQLYEKADFGGKAFEATEDCPSLLEKFRWREVNSCKVSDGWWVFYEHPNYRGRQYFLEKGEYRKPGDWGAASAAVQSFRRFTQ, encoded by the exons ATGGGCAGG ATTGTCTTCTATGAGGACAAAAACTTTCAGGGTCGCCGCTACGAATGTGACAGCGACTGCTCAGATTTTCACACCTATTTGAGCCGCTGTAACTCCATCCGAGTGGAGAACGGCGCTTGGGTGGTGTACGAGCGGCCCAACTACTTGGGCTACCAATACATCTTGACCCGGGGCGAGTACCCGGAATACCAGCGCTGGATGGGCCTCAATGACCGCGTCAGCTCCTGCAAGATGATCCACTTT GCCAGCGGGGGCCTCTACAAGATGCAGCTGTATGAGAAGGCTGACTTTGGGGGTAAGGCTTTTGAGGCCACAGAGGACTGCCCTTCGCTCCTGGAGAAGTTCCGCTGGAGGGAGGTGAACTCGTGCAAAGTCTCCGATGGTTGGTGGGTGTTCTACGAGCACCCCAATTACCGGGGGCGACAATACTTCCTGGAAAAGGGCGAGTACCGCAAACCCGGTGATTGGGGCGCGGCAAGTGCTGCAGTCCAGTCATTCAGGCGCTTCACTCAATAA